One Rosa chinensis cultivar Old Blush chromosome 5, RchiOBHm-V2, whole genome shotgun sequence genomic region harbors:
- the LOC112167450 gene encoding mechanosensitive ion channel protein 6 isoform X2, translated as MDFSLKKSFKSHGSSKHMRKISAGAVEDNSHEELPILIDHQSQASIASDSPGHHRREVIVKIDEGDSSATTIRENVREVEHGGTIWRESSLDFWTEDDGSTIPADGNAGSGGFHFVQRGKQTAPPTAEEDPPSKLIGQYLKKQRASGGDVSLDMDLEMDELQKPPLAEPPRISEASRELKVSFQSPARSELPIPETGNDSVRRRNKDSVVDDERRRSSRLSNGGADVIRCSSNKSFRREASFQNNNLLRIKTKSRLIDPPESWDEVRVPKSGPMKSGMLGKGGGGDDDDEDPFLEEDLPDEYKRVKLDALTLLQWLSLVLIIGALVCTLSLRVLRQKHLWKLKLWKWEVLILVSICGRLVSGWVIKIMVFFVERNFLLRKRVLYFVYGIRRAVQNCIWLGFVLTAWHFMLIRKVEQETNSKILEYVTKGLLCLLIGVLLWLLKTLVVKVLASSFHVRSYFDRIQDALFNQYVIQTLSGRPLIEVQNAEDEEERLAEEVRKLQNAGATMPPDLRSNAFPSARIGRAVGSGSGRSGRFIAASGALGGKSGKFSRPTMSKKSEEAAITIDHLHRLNPKNVSAWNMKRLMNIVRKGHLTTLDEQILDSSAQDEGDTMIKSEVEAKAAAKKIFRNVARPGSKHIYLEDLLCFMGEEEALKTMSLFEGASETRRIRKNSLKNWVVNCFRERRALSLTLNDTKTAVNRLRHVVDVIVGIVIIVIWLLVLDIITSANLVYATSQLVVVAFVFGNTCRTVFEAVIFLFVMHPFDVGDRCEIQGVQMVVEEMNILTTVFLSPDTGDAVEFCVHISTPQDKIAVMKQRMISYIESKKEHWYPQVQIVLKDVEELNKMRYALWLTHKMNFQDVGEKWERRALLLEEMVRIFQELDIQYRLLPIDINVRAMPPTTTTGLPPSNFSATTS; from the exons ATGGATTTTTCGCTGAAGAAGTCATTCAAATCCCATGGGTCGAGCAAACACATGAGAAAGATCTCAGCCGGAGCAGTAGAAGATAACAGCCACGAGGAGCTCCCGATTCTAATTGATCACCAGAGCCAGGCAAGCATCGCCTCAGATTCGCCGGGCCACCACCGCCGAGAGGTCATCGTCAAGATCGACGAGGGCGATTCCTCCGCAACAACCATCAGAGAAAACGTCAGGGAAGTGGAGCATGGCGGGACGATTTGGCGGGAATCGAGTTTAGATTTTTGGACGGAGGACGACGGGAGCACTATCCCCGCCGATGGAAACGCCGGCAGCGGGGGCTTTCATTTCGTGCAGAGGGGGAAGCAGACTGCGCCGCCGACGGCGGAGGAGGATCCGCCGTCGAAGCTGATAGGGCAGTACCTTAAGAAGCAGAGAGCCTCGGGCGGCGACGTGTCGTTGGACATGGATTTGGAGATGGACGAGCTACAAAAACCGCCGCTGGCGGAGCCTCCGAGGATCAGCGAGGCGTCGCGGGAGCTCAAGGTGTCGTTCCAATCGCCGGCAAGGTCGGAGCTCCCTATCCCCGAGACGGGGAACGATTCTGTTCGGAGGCGAAACAAGGACTCCGTGGTTGACGACGAACGACGTCGTAGCAGTCGGTTGAGTAACGGCGGAGCCGACGTCATTAGGTGCTCGTCGAACAAATCGTTTCGGCGAGAGGCTTCGTTTCAGAACAACAATTTGTTGAGGATAAAGACCAAGTCTAGATTGATAGACCCGCCTGAAAGCTGGGACGAGGTTCGGGTCCCGAAATCGGGTCCGATGAAGTCCGGGATGTTGGGGAAAGGTGGCGGCGGCGACGATGACGACGAGGACCCGTTTTTGGAAGAGGATCTGCCTGATGAGTACAAGAGGGTAAAATTAGATGCATTGACTCTGCTCCAATGGCTTAGTTTGGTTTTGATCATTGGTGCCTTGGTTTGCACGCTTTCTCTAAGAGTTTTGAGGCAGAAGCATCTGTGGAAATTGAAGCTGTGGAAATGGGAGGTGCTGATTTTGGTTTCGATTTGCGGGAGGCTGGTTTCGGGTTGGGTGATAAAGATCATGGTGTTCTTCGTGGAAAGGAATTTCCTTCTGCGCAAGAGGGTGTTGTATTTTGTTTATGGGATCAGAAGGGCTGTGCAGAACTGTATTTGGCTTGGCTTTGTTTTGACGGCTTGGCATTTCATGTTAATCAGGAAGGTTGAGCAGGAAACCAATAGCAAAATACTAGAGTATGTGACGAAAGGTTTGCTTTGTCTCTTGATCGGGGTTTTGCTATGGTTGTTAAAGACCCTGGTTGTGAAGGTGCTTGCTTCCTCTTTCCACGTTAGATCCTACTTTGATCGGATTCAGGACGCACTTTTTAATCAGTATGTGATCCAAACTCTCTCTGGGCGTCCCTTGATTGAGGTACAGAATGCggaggatgaagaagagaggCTTGCTGAGGAGGTTAGGAAGTTACAGAATGCTGGGGCAACTATGCCTCCTGACCTCAGATCAAATGCATTCCCTTCTGCGAGAATTGGGAGGGCGGTTGGGAGTGGCTCTGGGAGAAGTGGCAGGTTCATTGCTGCAAGTGGGGCGCTTGGGGGAAAAAGTGGCAAGTTTTCAAGACCGACAATGTCCAAGAAGTCAGAGGAGGCTGCAATTACCATTGATCATTTGCATAGGCTCAATCCAAAGAATGTATCTGCTTGGAATATGAAGAGGCTAATGAACATTGTTAGAAAAGGGCATCTTACGACACTCGATGAGCAAATTCTGGATTCCAGTGCTCAGGATGAGGGTGATACTATGATCAAAAGTGAAGTTGAGGCAAAGGCTGCAGCTAAAAAGATATTTCGCAATGTGGCGCGGCCTGGCTCAAA GCACATCTACCTGGAGGATTTGTTGTGTTTCATGGGAGAAGAGGAGGCTTTAAAGACCATGAGTCTCTTTGAAGGGGCCTCTGAGACTCGCAGAATCCGCAAAAATTCCTTGAAAAATTGGGTG GTCAACTGCTTTAGAGAACGGAGAGCACTTTCTTTGACACTGAATGACACCAAAACAGCGGTGAACAGACTTCGACACGTGGTGGATGTAATAGTTGGCATTGTTATTATAGTTATATGGCTTCTTGTGCTGGATATTATCACCAGCGCCAATCTTGTTTATGCAACTTCTCAGCTTGTGGTCGTGGCATTTGTTTTTGGTAACACTTGCAGGACAGTATTTGAAGCAgtcatatttttatttgttatgCACCCATTTGACGTGGGAGATCGATGTGAAATTCAAGGAGTACAG ATGGTTGTAGAAGAAATGAATATCTTGACTACAGTTTTTCTAAG TCCGGACACAGGAGATGCTGTTGAGTTCTGTGTCCATATATCTACTCCACAAGATAAGATTGCTGTTATGAAACAGAGAATGATAAG TTACATTGAAAGTAAAAAGGAGCACTGGTATCCTCAAGTACAGATCGTATTGAAGGATGTAGAAGAATTAAATAAGATGAGGTATGCATTGTGGCTGACACATAAGATGAACTTCCAAGATGTGGGAGAAAAGTGGGAAAGAAGAGCCCTTTTACTTGAAGAGATGGTAAGGATCTTCCAGGAGCTGGACATTCAGTATCGTTTGCTGCCTATTGACATAAATGTCCGTGCCATGCCTCCCACAACCACCACCGGTCTGCCTCCCTCAAATTTTTCAGCAACCACAAGCTGA
- the LOC112167450 gene encoding mechanosensitive ion channel protein 6 isoform X1, protein MDFSLKKSFKSHGSSKHMRKISAGAVEDNSHEELPILIDHQSQASIASDSPGHHRREVIVKIDEGDSSATTIRENVREVEHGGTIWRESSLDFWTEDDGSTIPADGNAGSGGFHFVQRGKQTAPPTAEEDPPSKLIGQYLKKQRASGGDVSLDMDLEMDELQKPPLAEPPRISEASRELKVSFQSPARSELPIPETGNDSVRRRNKDSVVDDERRRSSRLSNGGADVIRCSSNKSFRREASFQNNNLLRIKTKSRLIDPPESWDEVRVPKSGPMKSGMLGKGGGGDDDDEDPFLEEDLPDEYKRVKLDALTLLQWLSLVLIIGALVCTLSLRVLRQKHLWKLKLWKWEVLILVSICGRLVSGWVIKIMVFFVERNFLLRKRVLYFVYGIRRAVQNCIWLGFVLTAWHFMLIRKVEQETNSKILEYVTKGLLCLLIGVLLWLLKTLVVKVLASSFHVRSYFDRIQDALFNQYVIQTLSGRPLIEVQNAEDEEERLAEEVRKLQNAGATMPPDLRSNAFPSARIGRAVGSGSGRSGRFIAASGALGGKSGKFSRPTMSKKSEEAAITIDHLHRLNPKNVSAWNMKRLMNIVRKGHLTTLDEQILDSSAQDEGDTMIKSEVEAKAAAKKIFRNVARPGSKHIYLEDLLCFMGEEEALKTMSLFEGASETRRIRKNSLKNWVVNCFRERRALSLTLNDTKTAVNRLRHVVDVIVGIVIIVIWLLVLDIITSANLVYATSQLVVVAFVFGNTCRTVFEAVIFLFVMHPFDVGDRCEIQGVQMVVEEMNILTTVFLRYDNIKIVYPNSTLSTLPINNFYRSPDTGDAVEFCVHISTPQDKIAVMKQRMISYIESKKEHWYPQVQIVLKDVEELNKMRYALWLTHKMNFQDVGEKWERRALLLEEMVRIFQELDIQYRLLPIDINVRAMPPTTTTGLPPSNFSATTS, encoded by the exons ATGGATTTTTCGCTGAAGAAGTCATTCAAATCCCATGGGTCGAGCAAACACATGAGAAAGATCTCAGCCGGAGCAGTAGAAGATAACAGCCACGAGGAGCTCCCGATTCTAATTGATCACCAGAGCCAGGCAAGCATCGCCTCAGATTCGCCGGGCCACCACCGCCGAGAGGTCATCGTCAAGATCGACGAGGGCGATTCCTCCGCAACAACCATCAGAGAAAACGTCAGGGAAGTGGAGCATGGCGGGACGATTTGGCGGGAATCGAGTTTAGATTTTTGGACGGAGGACGACGGGAGCACTATCCCCGCCGATGGAAACGCCGGCAGCGGGGGCTTTCATTTCGTGCAGAGGGGGAAGCAGACTGCGCCGCCGACGGCGGAGGAGGATCCGCCGTCGAAGCTGATAGGGCAGTACCTTAAGAAGCAGAGAGCCTCGGGCGGCGACGTGTCGTTGGACATGGATTTGGAGATGGACGAGCTACAAAAACCGCCGCTGGCGGAGCCTCCGAGGATCAGCGAGGCGTCGCGGGAGCTCAAGGTGTCGTTCCAATCGCCGGCAAGGTCGGAGCTCCCTATCCCCGAGACGGGGAACGATTCTGTTCGGAGGCGAAACAAGGACTCCGTGGTTGACGACGAACGACGTCGTAGCAGTCGGTTGAGTAACGGCGGAGCCGACGTCATTAGGTGCTCGTCGAACAAATCGTTTCGGCGAGAGGCTTCGTTTCAGAACAACAATTTGTTGAGGATAAAGACCAAGTCTAGATTGATAGACCCGCCTGAAAGCTGGGACGAGGTTCGGGTCCCGAAATCGGGTCCGATGAAGTCCGGGATGTTGGGGAAAGGTGGCGGCGGCGACGATGACGACGAGGACCCGTTTTTGGAAGAGGATCTGCCTGATGAGTACAAGAGGGTAAAATTAGATGCATTGACTCTGCTCCAATGGCTTAGTTTGGTTTTGATCATTGGTGCCTTGGTTTGCACGCTTTCTCTAAGAGTTTTGAGGCAGAAGCATCTGTGGAAATTGAAGCTGTGGAAATGGGAGGTGCTGATTTTGGTTTCGATTTGCGGGAGGCTGGTTTCGGGTTGGGTGATAAAGATCATGGTGTTCTTCGTGGAAAGGAATTTCCTTCTGCGCAAGAGGGTGTTGTATTTTGTTTATGGGATCAGAAGGGCTGTGCAGAACTGTATTTGGCTTGGCTTTGTTTTGACGGCTTGGCATTTCATGTTAATCAGGAAGGTTGAGCAGGAAACCAATAGCAAAATACTAGAGTATGTGACGAAAGGTTTGCTTTGTCTCTTGATCGGGGTTTTGCTATGGTTGTTAAAGACCCTGGTTGTGAAGGTGCTTGCTTCCTCTTTCCACGTTAGATCCTACTTTGATCGGATTCAGGACGCACTTTTTAATCAGTATGTGATCCAAACTCTCTCTGGGCGTCCCTTGATTGAGGTACAGAATGCggaggatgaagaagagaggCTTGCTGAGGAGGTTAGGAAGTTACAGAATGCTGGGGCAACTATGCCTCCTGACCTCAGATCAAATGCATTCCCTTCTGCGAGAATTGGGAGGGCGGTTGGGAGTGGCTCTGGGAGAAGTGGCAGGTTCATTGCTGCAAGTGGGGCGCTTGGGGGAAAAAGTGGCAAGTTTTCAAGACCGACAATGTCCAAGAAGTCAGAGGAGGCTGCAATTACCATTGATCATTTGCATAGGCTCAATCCAAAGAATGTATCTGCTTGGAATATGAAGAGGCTAATGAACATTGTTAGAAAAGGGCATCTTACGACACTCGATGAGCAAATTCTGGATTCCAGTGCTCAGGATGAGGGTGATACTATGATCAAAAGTGAAGTTGAGGCAAAGGCTGCAGCTAAAAAGATATTTCGCAATGTGGCGCGGCCTGGCTCAAA GCACATCTACCTGGAGGATTTGTTGTGTTTCATGGGAGAAGAGGAGGCTTTAAAGACCATGAGTCTCTTTGAAGGGGCCTCTGAGACTCGCAGAATCCGCAAAAATTCCTTGAAAAATTGGGTG GTCAACTGCTTTAGAGAACGGAGAGCACTTTCTTTGACACTGAATGACACCAAAACAGCGGTGAACAGACTTCGACACGTGGTGGATGTAATAGTTGGCATTGTTATTATAGTTATATGGCTTCTTGTGCTGGATATTATCACCAGCGCCAATCTTGTTTATGCAACTTCTCAGCTTGTGGTCGTGGCATTTGTTTTTGGTAACACTTGCAGGACAGTATTTGAAGCAgtcatatttttatttgttatgCACCCATTTGACGTGGGAGATCGATGTGAAATTCAAGGAGTACAG ATGGTTGTAGAAGAAATGAATATCTTGACTACAGTTTTTCTAAGGTATGACAACATAAAAATCGTGTACCCGAACAGTACACTTTCAACTTTGCCCATCAATAACTTCTATCGTAGTCCGGACACAGGAGATGCTGTTGAGTTCTGTGTCCATATATCTACTCCACAAGATAAGATTGCTGTTATGAAACAGAGAATGATAAG TTACATTGAAAGTAAAAAGGAGCACTGGTATCCTCAAGTACAGATCGTATTGAAGGATGTAGAAGAATTAAATAAGATGAGGTATGCATTGTGGCTGACACATAAGATGAACTTCCAAGATGTGGGAGAAAAGTGGGAAAGAAGAGCCCTTTTACTTGAAGAGATGGTAAGGATCTTCCAGGAGCTGGACATTCAGTATCGTTTGCTGCCTATTGACATAAATGTCCGTGCCATGCCTCCCACAACCACCACCGGTCTGCCTCCCTCAAATTTTTCAGCAACCACAAGCTGA